One region of Diabrotica undecimpunctata isolate CICGRU chromosome 6, icDiaUnde3, whole genome shotgun sequence genomic DNA includes:
- the LOC140444617 gene encoding uncharacterized protein — translation MDQLTILKRKRGIFKAQITKFDSFISSFTHDKIVELQVRVDKCKEWWNDFDQIQSEIDLLDTSEEQLQERLDFQDAYFKLIASAEIILKNEVNLNDTIANSGHNTSLDRNSLKNVRLPPLEVPTFNGCYQHWLEFRDSFTSMVIENSDLNDVDKLHYLKRALIGDAQDELEQLKTTSKNFTIAWQLLSETYEKKKLIARGHIEAIYEYPKITQVNSLELKKLSGCIKRNLKSLGMLGYPVEHWDVLLLCTIEKKLDYYTNKEWQEKGPVNEFSTIQEFLAFIDHKVQHLQNSEGDKQDIEQISKETKKRVQKMTLSKSFIATSKQCALCNLPHYFYSCKKFHNLSVSARRQEVTKSKACWNCLKDGHLVQHCTWGGCKLCGKRHNTLLHMDGKFINNSHLQTNATQLNGSKVESQICGISTQKETHTQGNGISNQGKEVHIQGQGAFHNNSMEGTSQLNFLGQTGFLESHSGDIGQTCFLESHSGDIGQDSINFLNHSKQGISYRLKTDILLSTALVYMQDKYGILHECRVLLDSGSQSNFISRSFFEKLQLRADKVHIPVKGLGQGITNISQALNGTLLSKFSNYQTNAFLLVIDKISDNLPTSDLNLDFINIPKNIVLADETFGVSKQIDVLLGASVFWQLLCVGQIKLGKDQPILQKTKLGWVISGPVSQSIKVSNNSVEYIQLGHMSKVEDKTDFNSETPNYYLPHHGVLKETSLTTKLRVVFDGSARTDSGLSLNDVLMVGPKLQDDLMCILLRFRKHNVVIASDIEKMYRQVFVCKTQQKLQQILWRFSDEQPIETYKLKTLTYGTAPAAFLAIRSLQQLAHENQLNLPLASQVILKDFYVDDLLTGGSSIEEVKSLKDELNNILCTAGFSLRKWVSNKPEIFDEDIQIKGDIEHYLADDVTTKTLGLYWNSKIDSLQYKINFSNYTKVSKRTVLSLVSQIFDPLGLVGPVIIKAKLIMQSLWQLKLNWDESLPLDLHTAWNQFRESIADLEKTHISRQVLCSNPINRQLHCFSDASESAYGAALYIRSLDQGGSCLVHLLCAKSRVAPLKTISLPRLELCGALLAAKLASAVIATIGVSFDEVHFWSDSMITLHWILGEPSQWKTFVANRVSEIQRLSNGYSWHHVDSHDNPADIITRGYEPKLLNTSKLWWNGPPWLASHKLSYPTKALSNSHISIIPDQKDYYELVDVFKSQNCLLTRSIQSYSRTVMY, via the exons ATGGATCagttaacaattttaaaaagaaagCGTGGTATCTTTAAGGCACAAATTACAAAATTTGATTCATTTATAAGCAGTTTTACTCACGATAAAATAGTAGAATTACAAGTTAGGGTTGACAAATGCAAAGAATGGTGGAATGATTTTGATCAAATACAAAGTGAAATTGACTTATTAGACACATCAGAGGAACAATTACAAGAAAGGTTAGATTTTCAGGATGCATATTTTAAACTAATAGCCTCTGcagaaattatattaaagaatGAAGTTAATTTAAACGATACTATAGCAAACTCAGGTCACAATACTAGTTTAGATCGAAATAGCTTAAAAAATGTACGGTTACCACCACTGGAGGTTCCAACTTTTAATGGTTGTTATCAACATTGGTTAGAATTTAGAGATAGTTTTACTAGTATGGTCATAGAAAATTCTGATTTAAATGATGTTGACAAGCTTCACTATTTAAAAAGGGCTTTGATAGGGGATGCCCAGGATGAACTGGAGCAGCTAAAAACTACTAGCAAAAATTTTACTATTGCATGGCAACTTTTATCTGAaacatatgaaaagaaaaaacttattgCACGTGGTCATATTGAAGCTATATATGAATATCCAAAAATAACTCAGGTAAATAGTTTAGAATTAAAGAAATTGTCAGGTTgtataaaaagaaatttaaagtcaCTAGGTATGTTAGGTTATCCAGTTGAACATTGGGATGTTCTTTTACTTTGTACCATAGAGAAAAAGCTTGATTATTACACAAATAAGGAATGGCAAGAAAAGGGTCCAGTTAACGAATTTTCTACGATACAGGAATTCTTAGCATTTATAGATCATAAAGTGCAACACTTACAAAATTCAGAAGGGGATAAACAAGATATAGAGCAAATatcaaaggaaacaaaaaaaagggtGCAAAAAATGACATTATCAAAGTCATTCATTGCAACGTCCAAACAATGTGCACTTTGTAATTTACCGCACTATTTTTATTCATgtaaaaaatttcataatttatcaGTGTCAGCTAGAAGACAAGAGGTAACAAAATCAAAAGCATGTTGGAACTGTCTAAAGGATGGACACTTAGTACAACATTGTACATGGGGAGGTTGTAAACTTTGTGGAAAACGACACAATACTCTTTTACATATGGATggtaaatttataaacaattctcaTTTACAAACAAATGCAACTCAACTCAACGGATCAAAGGTTGAATCACAAATTTGTGGTATATCTACCCAGAAAGAAACACACACACAGGGAAATGGCATATCTAATCAGGGAAAGGAAGTACATATTCAGGGACAAGGTGCATTCCATAATAATTCAATGGAAGGTACATCTCAATTAAACTTTTTGGGTCAGACAGGTTTTTTGGAATCACATTCGGGTGATATAGGTCAGACATGTTTTTTAGAATCACATTCGGGTGATATAGGTCaggattcaattaattttttaaatcattctaAGCAAGGTATATCATACAGattaaaaactgatattttaCTTTCAACGGCCTTAGTATATATGCAAGACAAATATGGAATTTTGCATGAATGTAGAGTTTTATTGGACTCAGGTTCACAGTCAAATTTTATATcacgttcattttttgaaaaattacaattACGGGCAGATAAGGTACACATTCCGGTTAAAGGTTTAGGTCAAGGTATAACAAACATTTCTCAGGCATTAAATGGGACACTTTTATCAAAGTTTAGCAATTATCAAACAAATGCATTTTTATTGGTAATTGATAAAATTTCTGACAATTTACCAACTTCGGATTTAAACTTGGATTTtataaatattcctaaaaacATTGTACTTGCAGATGAAACATTTGGGGTTTCAAAACAAATTGATGTATTACTGGGAGCATCAGTTTTTTGGCAATTATTATGTGTGGGTCAGATAAAACTTGGCAAAGATCAACCAATTCTCCAAAAAACTAAGTTGGGATGGGTTATTTCAGGGCCAGTTAGTCAATCAATTAAGGTTAGCAACAATTCAGTG GAATATATCCAGTTGGGTCACATGTCAAAGGTTGAAGATAAAACTGACTTCAATTCAGAAACACCCAACTACTATCTTCCACATCATGGAGTTTTAAAAGAAACGTCTTTAACTACAAAATTAAGGGTAGTGTTTGATGGGTCAGCTAGAACTGACAGTGGTTTGTCATTAAATGATGTTCTAATGGTCGGACCAAAATTACAAGATGATTTAATGTGCATTCTTCTTCGTTTTCGAAAACATAATGTAGTTATAGCTTCAGACATCGAAAAGATGTATCGACAGGTTTTTGTTTGCAAAACTCAGCAAAAACTACAACAAATATTATGGAGGTTTTCGGATGAGCAACCAATTGAGACATACAAGCTGAAAACGCTAACATATGGGACCGCTCCAGCAGCATTTTTGGCTATAAGAAGCTTACAACAATTAGCTCATGAGAATCAATTGAACCTGCCTCTAGCTTCCCAGgtgattttaaaggatttttatgtTGATGATTTGCTTACAGGAGGGAGTTCAATTGAAGAAGTAAAATCATTAAAGgatgaattaaataatattttgtgcaCAGCAGGATTTTCACTTAGAAAATGGGTATCAAACAAACCTGAAATTTTTGATGAGGATATTCAAATAAAGGGAGACATTGAACATTATCTTGCAGATGATGTTACAACAAAAACATTAGGGCTTTATTGGAACTCAAAGATAGATTCGCTtcaatataaaatcaatttttctaATTACACAAAGGTTAGCAAAAGAACAGTTCTGTCTTTAGTTTCACAGATATTTGATCCTCTTGGACTAGTAGGGCCAGTTATAATTAAAGCTAAATTAATAATGCAATCACTAtggcaattaaaattaaattgggaTGAGTCTTTACCTTTAGATTTACACACAGCTTGGAACCAGTTTAGGGAATCAATTGCAGATTTGGAGAAAACTCACATTAGCAGGCAAGTTTTGTGTTCTAATCCAATTAATAGACAATTACATTGTTTCAGTGACGCTTCAGAGTCTGCTTATGGCGCAGCACTCTACATTCGGTCACTGGATCAAGGTGGTTCTTGCTTAGTTCATTTATTATGTGCGAAATCAAGGGTAGCACCCTTAAAAACAATATCTTTGCCTAGATTGGAATTGTGTGGTGCTTTATTGGCTGCCAAATTGGCATCGGCGGTTATCGCAACAATAGGTGTTAGCTTTGATGAGGTACATTTTTGGTCTGATTCAATGATAACTCTTCATTGGATTTTGGGTGAACCGTCACAATGGAAAACCTTCGTTGCAAATAGGGTGTCGGAAATACAAAGGCTTTCTAATGGATATAGCTGGCATCATGTTGACTCGCATGATAACCCAGCCGACATAATTACGCGCGGATATGAACCAAAGTTATTAAACACTTCAAAATTGTGGTGGAATGGGCCACCATGGTTAGCTTCTCATAAATTGTCTTATCCTACTAAGGCTTTGTCAAATTCACACATTTCTATCATACCTGACCAGAAG GACTATTACGAGTTGGTGGACGTCTTCAAAAGTCAGAATTGTCTTTTGACCAGAAGCATCCAATCATACTCCCGAACGGTCATGTATTAA